The nucleotide window AAAAAATGTTGGTCCTTCATTTTTTTCCTACTGTTTAATTTCCCTTTTTGAGCTGTATTTACCATAGTATGAAATGACACATTTGAATCCCGAGTTCCCGACTAGGTTCATGATCAACGGGCTAAATGTCCTCATTAGGTTCCTCATCATTAACCCCATGATGTTCTCCATCAGCTTCCTCTTTCTCGTCTTCCTCTTGATCTCCGTCACACTCCTCCAGATTATTTCAAGCTGCAGTCTGAGACCCTGAACAGTTTACCTTAACTAAGATTCGTCATGTCTCTTCCTGGGGGCCCGTTTTCTCTGCTCCTCCTGTCGCAGATAATATCTTGATATTTTCCGTGCTATGTCGCCGTGCTCTGCTCACTCTGGATATGCTATCGTCTGGTCGGCTGCGCCATACAATGCCTTGTTCCGTCCCTTCGTACCTGCACATTGTTGGCCCAATCCATAGAAGATTACTTTTCGTCGAGGGCTATCACATATTCGTGAACCAGGCAAGTACTTTCCGGTCATACATATGAAGACAATTTTTAATTTTGTGCGCATGTATTGACTTTTTTGAATTTTGCTATGATGTagtccctccgttccataatgtaagacgtttttttacactacactagtgtaaaaAACGTTTTACATTATGGGACGAAGGAAGTACTATTTAACGGGCAGGAGTTGGATCATGACCAGACAACCTTTCTGACCACGGGATTTACTCAGAATCAGGCGACTGAGCGTGTTGGTGACCTGCCCACGTTTCTGAATTTCGAGAGAAATTCACTGACAACCGTTCGTTAATGACCATGTAACTGAAGACTTCGAGGAGCTGCCAATACTACGCCCTCTTGGCTGATCGATTTATCAGGCGAGGGTAGAACAGACACACACGAACACGACACACGAGATTTTATGGTATCATGTACAAATATATCCTACCTAGCTAGTCGGTGCTTAGTTCCTTGCCAAGCTGGATACTCACAGGCTGGTTGATCTTTTTCGTACTAACGAACACTGGCTAGGCGCTTGCAGGTGGAGCTGAGCCGGCCGGCCAGTCGATTGACAGGCGCACCTGACCTGCATGTAGCGACACTGTGGCAACACATGCACGATCGTCGATCGACCCATCCCACCCGACCGATGATTAACCACGCATTAAGCTGGATTGTGGACACATTAAGCACGTGCACTCTGTCTGTACACAAAGTTCTTTTGCTTTCCCTGTCCATGTCTAGCTGCTCTGCTTCTCCTTATAAAGGCCGGAACAATCTTTATGTGCCACTGCCACTGCCACCGCCATCGTCATCTTCCTATAGCTCGATTGCACGATCGAGACCAGCTAGCTAATGGGGATCCCGGCGGCGGTGCCCAGGCTGCTGCCCAACCTCGTCTTCGTCTTTGCCCACCTCCGCTGCCTCTCTTCCTGGCTGCTTGGCGCCTGCATCGGCTACCCAAACAACTCGGACTACGCCgaccaccatcaccaccaccagGGGCAGTAGTAGTACCACGACGACCACGGCCTCAAGGAGCTGGAGGAGCACTTCCCAGCCGTGCGCTTCGACGAGCTCTCCGTATCCAACGCCGCCACCAGCGCCAGGGCGCCCATCCTCCCAGAGGGATGCGTGGTATGCCTCAGTGACTTTCACGGCGGCCCGCGTGTGCGCCGGCCGCGGGGGTGCCAGCACGTCTTTCACTTTGGCTGCCTTGACCGTTGGGGGCTGAATTTCGTGTTTTGACCTTTTTACGATATAAAATCAGGATCTGGTAAAAAATTCGGCATTTGATCCTTTTTCTTACCGCCAGGGTTTCTGGCGGTAGGGTTAGACAGGCTACCGCCAGGGGACCTTGCGGTAGGGTAGTAATCCACGTTAGCACGCAGAGACGCCTACCGTTCCCCTCCGTCGCACCCTACCGCCAGGGCACCCGGCAGTAACCTGTCTAACCCTACCGCCAGGATACTGGGGTCACCCTGGCGGTAGGGTCCGGGCAGTTATTTCGTCCGAAACCCCGCACCCCTGCCCATCTTCCCACCCCCCCTCCCCTCGTCGGCAGTTTCATCTTTTCTTCCCCAACtcgcccctctctccctctctcatcTCCTCCACTCTCCCCCACGGATCTGCACCGTTTCTTCACCGTTTTTGCGGATCGAGATGATCCTGAAGAGAGAAACGTAAGCTCCTCTGATCCCTTCAATTAGTTTTTGCAAACTTGCTTCCGATTCGACGCATTATTTGCTTCAAATCCCTCATATTTTTGAATTTAGATTGGATTTTTTGTACCTAAGATTGTTTTAGCTTGATTGTAGTTGTAGTTCTTAGTTCTTTAGTAAGTAGTGGTATTGAATATGAACTCTAATCAATAGTGTGAAGAAGAACCCTAGTTCATAAAATTTTTTGTTAAAAATATTATGATGTAATGCATATGGGAGGACTTGATAGTAGTTTTATGGTGCATGTTCATATGATGATATGAAGATGTTGTTTGGAGATAATACATTCAAGATGAATGTTGGAGGATTTTTTTTATGTATGATGCATGAATATGATGCATATTGTAGTAAACAAAATATATATGATGCAAGTGGTGGATTTGGTTGGTATGATATGGTATGATTTTGCATTTGACACATCTTGATATATGTATTTTATTTATTTGATCCATATGTTTAGGTCTGCAACAGTGGCGCAACCATCGCCCATCCATCTCCAACACGACCCGTCCGGCTTGCCACTTCCATATGTGTACGAGTCCTTTCCCGAGCTTCTGCAGCCGGTGACCGCTTTTTCAGACGAGTTCCTACACAAGACGAGGGCAGTGCGGTGGCACGAGAGGGCAGAACGGATCGCCGACGATGTGAAGTGTTGGTCGCTGAGTGTGAAGGAGTGgaagagagtgaaggcagagatGGAGGGAGATCCAACTATCTCCCGTGAACGCCGGGAAGCGACCATTGAAGTTGCCAAGCAGCACTCCAACTGGGAGCTGCGCAATTTGGGCCGGAGGATTTACTTCGAGAGCAATGCGGAGGAGAGACTCAGGATGCCGCTCCCAAGTGCATCGGCGTTCGATATCATCAGCTGGGGAAGGGCGGAGGCGAAAACTCCAGCTGGCAAGGCAAGGTGGGAGTGCTTGAATGGTCGGATGCCGACCAGCGTTCCGCCTCCGCCTGAACCGGTGGATCCGCTGCCGTATCTGTCTCCACGTCTAGGGCTAACATACGAGGGGGGAGGTTTACCCAACCTATAAACATGTCTATTGGATATGCATCTATGTTTTAGTAGGGGTTGTCAAACTATGTGGACAAGTTTGCTATTTGCAATTTCCTACTTATGAATCTATGTGTAAACTGTTTGATATTTGCTATGTGGAACCTTTATTAATATGTGAGCTCATATATTGCTGTCATATTTATGAAACTTGCTGTGATATTGCTGTCatatttgaatttgaaaacaAAAAACCAAATGAACTTGAAACAACAGAACAGAGGACCCTACCGCCAGGCACCCTGGCGGTAGGGTCAGACATCCTACCGCCAGGGCCCTTGCATATTTCGTTACAGAAAGTTTGTACGGCAAAACCCTGCCACACCTTACCGCCAGTGGCTCTGGCGGTAGGTTTAGACCGCCTACCGCCAGGGCCCCTGGCAGTAGGTACTTATCCACGTCAGCACAGGCAAACGGCCGCCGTCCCCCTCCGTCACACCCTACCGCGGCGGTAGGTTGTCTAAACCTACCGCCGGTGGCCCTAGCGGTAGCAAACGGGTCAAATCCCGAATTTTTTACCAACTAGGGTTAGATCTTGATTTTATATCGcaaaagggtcaaaacacgaaattttGCCACCGCTGGGTGGCTCACGGCCACTGCACCTGCCCACTCTGCCGCGCTCCGTTCCTCCCGCCCTTCCTCCTGGCCGTGCCGCTCCCGACGTCATGATTCCCACGAGGAGTTGTTTGCGTAATTTGGCGACTGCAGCTGGCGAATCCTGAGGACAAGTTCCGAATTCTCGTTTCCGGTCAGGCTTTTATGAAATCAAGCCCAACCCACAGCTTGGGCTAAGGAGGCTATGGCAGAGAGGTGTTGAAATATTTTCCAAGAGGCCCCTCCTTTGGAGAGATTATCACTATGCCCTCCCCAGGGATGGGGATTAGTTCCTCGTTCAAGCTTTAGTTAATTTGGATTTCAGTCTAATGGATTTAGTCTCCGAAGTAAAATCCACACACCATGAAGAATAAGAGGATATATACACAACAGGAAATAAGTTAGATTATAGGAAGTAGGTACATCGGTGAATCTGTATATATGTGTTGAGAAAGGTTTTTGCTCTGCTGTACACGAACAGATTTCTAATCTTAGCAGATACACAGGCAGCACCCCAGGAGTATCGTTCTTTCTTCCTAGCGAAGAAAGAGGCGATGTCGCCTGCGCCGCTGCCAGGGAGTTCCTCCGCCGCCGTCCTCCGGCGGTTCCCCTCCGCCGACGACCTCGGTCGTCAGGGGTGAGGGGGTTCGCTGAATCCACGCGTGTGGATAGTTTTACGTCAAATTAATTTAGTTTTTTAGACTGTTCATCGTCTTGGCTTCTGCGCCGGTGATGGTGGCGCTGAATAAAATTTCTTCAGATCCTACTCCAATGAAGCGATTGGTCCTTTGCCTAGGGATGAATCTGGAATCCAGTCTGTTCAAGCAAAGATGGTGTGGCGGCGGCGACATCCTTGTGGTGGACTTGTGTCCTCGGACTCCGCCGTTGCGACGGCGTCCGCTTCAGCGCCGGCACGGAGCTTGggaggtagtccaggagcagatgcagattgTGATCTGCATCGACGACATCTGAAAGATGGTGGATCGTGTGCTGGGTTCGTGGTACGTGGTTGAAAAGTATGGTTTCCTCCTCCGACGTCTTAGTCATGTGGGGGGTGCCAGATCTGAAGTTCGATGGTGTGTCCGGAGTGTTGCCACAGTCTAATTCATTTAACGGTAATGGTTTCGCTTTTGGTGAGCCATCAAAGGTCCAAGCTGTTTATCAGCGATGGAGCCGCGTCGAGTTCGGGGGCATTAGTGTCAATGACTATGTTGACGGTGTAGGGTGGGATGATTGTATCACACTCCCTTCCTAGCACCACTTCGGTTTGGCATGGAGTAGTAGCTGGCATGCCTTTTGGAAGTTCCATTATCAAGTTAGTGACCCAAACATCGATTTATTAGCCAGGCTCAGCAGCGACGAAGTTGCCTCGTTACCATGTTCAAGGCGGCGTCCATCGAATGAGTGTTGACCCTCAGTGGTTGGTCTCGAAATCTAAGATGAAAATCCTTTTCATGGAAATCTTCGACCGGACGAGGCGATGGCGGTGCGAGGATACTCTCCGTGCAGTTTATTATTTCGAACTGCTGTCTGAGACCCTGAACAGTTTACCTCCTGTGGGCTGTCGCACATAATATCTTGATATATTTCTCAAAATAAAAATCTTGATATTTTCCGTGCTATGTCGCCGTGCTCTGCTCACTCTAGAAATGCTATTGTGTCCAGAGAAGGAAAATAAGTTGTTGTGTGCAGGGCCGAACGGAATCCCGATAATAACAATGAAACTTACATCCCAATAAATAACAATGCTATTGTGTGCAGAGAAGGAAAAAACCGAGATAATAACAATGAAAAAGAAACAACATAGCTTTAATTAACGCTTGTTCAGGGCCGAACGGAATCCCGACAAATAAGTTGTTGTGTGCAGAAAAAAAGGTAACTTAAGTCCGATTAGTATTCAGCTCGATCCGCCGAATAAGTTTAGGATGATGCTAGGCGCCGGCGCACCGGCGCAATTTCGGCCGGTCCACCCAGAGCCGCTCGATCTGGACGCGTATAACCGTCAGATCCGTCCCCCCTCCCCTTTCGTCATCCTCCCCACGGGAAAAGAGGAGAAAAAGCGTGCGCCGCCGCTGCTCCCTGGATCTCGAACACAGATCCACGCTGCCCTCGTTTTTGGACCACCGCCGCTCCTGCTCACCATCGGCACTTACAGCCTCGCCACCGCCGGCCGCAACACCCTCTTCGTCGCCTCTTGCCTTCCTCGCTGGATCCACGAATGCAGCTACGTATAACACGGGGTTGCAGCTCCGGTAGCGTCGGGTCGCCGGCAAGCCTGCAGTGTACGTCACCTCGGTTGCCGTCCATGGTTGTAGCACTCTGGTGCGTCACCCCCGCCCTCGCCGTCATGAGTTTCCACGAACAAAAATGGCCACCAGTCGCACCATAAAATAGATGTAGCAAATGAACATGTCGGTCGTAGCAAAAAACAACAGCGGATGCAGCAAGAATGTCGTGGTCGTCGCCGTGGTTCCCAACTCGCCATGAATGGAAGTAACAAAAGCATTTGCCGGTTGTGTCAAAAATCAACGACGGTTGCAGCAAAATCATCATCGCCGCCGTGACGGGCGCAACTCGCCGTGAATGGAACGTAGCAAAAATATTTGCCGGTTGTAGCAAAAATCGACTGTACCAAAATTGCTAGTTCCGACACAAAACCCACATGATTCTAGCAAAACAATGTGGTAGTTCCAGCAAAACACAAAGCCGATGGTAGCAAAACAAATGGCTATTTCCAGCAAAGTCCAAAGATGGTGGTAGCAAAAAAAAGATCTATGATTCCAGCAAAAAAATGAGATGGTGGTAGCAAAAATTGATGCTGATTCCAGCAAAAAACAAAGCCGATGTAGCAAAAAGAAGGCGGTGGTTCCCCGCACACGACAATTCCACCCAGTGGCTGCCGGCGTTGTTGTGGCCGGTGGCACCAATTCTGTGGCGGTTTGTAGCACACGCGGATGCGGGCTCCAACAAAAAAGTCTCGCACGAGCAGCCATCACCAGGGGAAAAGTGGAGGTGGCGGCAGACATGGCCATTGCGTGCTACGGTCATGGCGGGTTGCAGGCTCGCAGCACCGTAGGACGCAAAAAAGGGAAGAAGAGGAGGGGGGCGGGGGCCGCAAAGGCAGAAAAGGGGGCCGGGGTGGGCACCGGCCACGGCCACCACAGAGCATAAGGGGAGGAGGTGAGCCTCGTCGATGCTTCGATGGTGGCAGCCATGGCGGAGAAAGGTGTGGGAAAAAGAAACAGAGGAGGGAGATGATGGATGAGGCGTGGATGGATAAGGAGAAGGTTGGGCGGTGTGTGGGTCCCATAGGACGTACGAGAAGCAGGAAACGTTCGATAGCGTTCCATCGTACGTGCCGCATGTGACCGGCTCAATCTTGGACCGGCGCACCGGCCACAAACATTTATCATAAGTTTAAAACCCAAACTGACTCATCTACATTAACATATTTACACCACGTACGCGTGAATCTAATCGAGATCACCATCGCATCGCATCGCATCGCATCGTCTCAAAGGTGCCGCCCATCGACGTAGGCGATGGCCGGCGGTGGCGTGGACCGCCTGTCCTCGCTTTCCGACAACCTCCTCCGCCGCATCCTCCACTTCGCCACACTCAAGGAGGCAGCATCAACAACCGCACTCTCCCGGCGTTGGCGGGAGCCGCTCTGGCTCTCCTCGGGCGCCGTAAACCTCGAGGCGTGGGTGGTCGAGAAAAAGAAATACCGCCGACGGCAAGGGCACGAGCACGGCAATGCCCACGCCCGCGTCTTCTCCGGGAGCGACTACTTGGTCTCGGCGGCCACGGGGGCGCTCGAAGCCGCCGACGTCCCCGTCACGAGGCTCAGTTTAATCACCTGGTTTCCCGACCATTACCAGGTCGTGTCGTCCTACAAAGACATGGTCGAGATGGTGCTCTCCCACCAGGCGGCGCGCAATGTCGAGGAGCTTCTGCTCGTCGCCAAAGATCCTTCCGGCAACCCCTATGATCTGCTGGTATTCAACTGCACAGTCACTCTCGATTCACTGCGGATCCTAGAACTCACCAATTGCAATGAAGTACTAGTCCGCCAGAGGGAGGCCGTGCTCCCGCGGCTGTCCTCCCTAAGGCTGAGCCATTGCACCCAGCAGCTAGGATCCCTCCAACGCGTTATTGACCCTGGCTGCGGCTGGTGCTTCTATAAGAACGTCGATCGTTTGAAGATCGACGCGATGAGGCTGCGCCGCTTCAGCTACAAGGGGCGACTCCGCTCCTACTCATTCAGTCCACAGCCTCTCGAGTTTGAACAAGTTGATCTGGAATTTTTCGAGCAAGGCTACAGGGTAAAGGATCCAAACCATGACTTAGAAACCTTCTGGCAATTCGCTCGAAACTTCACTGGCACCAAGGAGATGAGGCTAAGGGTGAACCACCTTGAGGATATCGCCGTCCTCAGTGAGGCAAGGCAGGTCGAGCTCCTGCCGGTATTCGGCCGCCTCGAGCGTCTCGAGTTCCAAGGAACACATTGGACCAAAGACAAGACTGCAGCAGTGACGACCATCTTGAACCTGCTCCACTGTTGCCCTGTGCTCAGTGCCCTCCGAATCAACCTCACCGCAAAGTATGAGGAGGAGGACGCATCGAATAAACAAGCGGTACACAGACAGAAAGGAACTACTCGGAAGGAAATTCTGATGGCTGCCATGGTAGGTCCACGCTACTTATTCCAATGCTTGCAGAGCTCCCTAAGGAGAGTGGACTTACAATTCCAACTAGAGAAGGACTGTCTTGGTGTCAAGATGATAAAAACTTTCGCTGAAAATGCTATGGTACTTGAAGAAATACGTATTGACAGTGGAGACGAAAAGTTGTGTGAGCACATGAATCCCAGGATTGCAAAGTGGAACTCGAGTAGGAAAGAATTAGGGGCGACAAGTTTCGTTCTCTTACCTCTTAAGAAGTGACTCTACAAAAGAGGAAATATGGTACGTATCATATACTCCTACTTAGTTAGTGTTTTTTTCTCAAGACATTATTATTTTAGGAAAAaactaacgcccacacgtgtggcatCTTGCACATCGCCCACACGCCTTCTTTACCACTCGTTTTGTCACATGTGAACAGATGACATCAGCAGGAATCTTTTTGGTTTTCGGCTTAGAAATGTTTTATCTCCTAATTAAAAAATTGAATTAAAaatccgttttcaccattaaatctGTCTCggcgagatcttcaaaactagaccccatgttgatatgtttcgaCGAATTTTTTTTTGCCCAAAagttgccatgatgtttacactgTAGTTGCCATAGTGCttaaactaaagttgccatgtggcAATTTCAGTTTATAGAGCATGGCAATTTTAGTATTTTGATGATGACAACTCCAGTACTTTGACCATAAAATTATCTTTTGTATGAACCATGGCAATTTGAAGTGCATGcatcatggcaattttagtttgtGGTTCATGGCAAGTCTAGTTTCTTAATTTCCTGTTTTATAAATGTTAAAATTTAATTTTAAATGTAGAAGAAAATAGCTGAGACATGttgagggagtcccggattagggggtgttcggatagccggacaataccttcagccggactcttggactataaagatacaagattgaagacttcgtcccgtgtccggaagggactttccttggcgtggaaggcaagcttggcgatacggatatgtagatctcctaccattgtaaccgactctatgtaaccctaaccctctctggtgtctatataaaccggaggattttagtccgtaggacacaacaacaacaacaatcataccatagcctagcttctagggtttagcctccttgatctcgtggtagatctactcttgtactatccatatcatcaatattaatcaagcaggacgtagggttttacctccatcaagagggcccgaacctgggtaaaacatcgtgtcccctgcctcctgttaccatccgcctagacgcacagttcaggaccccctacccgagatccgccggttttgacaccgacattggtgctttcattgagagttcctctgtgtcgtcacttttaggcccgatggctccttcgatcatcataAGCGAAGCAGTCCAGGGTGAGaattttctccccggacaaatcttcgtcttcggcggcttcgcactgcgggccaattcgcttggccatttggagcggatcgaaagctatgccctggccatcaggtcagatttggaagcttaaactacacggctgacatccgtggggacttaatcttcgacggattcgagccactgccaagcgcgccgcactgtcacgatgggcatgatctagctctgccgccgaacagtgccctggaggccacacccgcatcggcttcgacccttaattcggagccaactgcgccgatcgaggatgggtggttggacgccgcctcgggggctgcgatcccaacggcgatcgagccgaacaccagccccgcactccgccaAGATCgcgactccaaggagccggactcctctccggactctgaGCCCTCCGCGcctctgccgatcgaatccgattgggtgccgatcatggagtttaccgccgcggatatctttcagcactcgcccttcggcgatattctgaagtcactaaagtctctctctttgtcaggagagccctggccggactatggtcagcaaggttgggatacggatgatgaagaaattcaaagcccacccaccacccactttgtagccactgtcgacgatttaaccgacatgctcgacttcgactccgaaggcatcgacggtatggacgccgatgcaggagacgaccaagaaccagcgcctacaggacactggaaagccacctcgtcatatgacatatacatggtggacactccaaaagaAGGAGATGTCGATGGAACAGCGGatgatgacccctccaagaaacagcctaagcgtcggcgtcagcggcgccgctctaaatcccgccacagcaaaaacggtgattccggcacgggggataataatactccggagagtgccgaagaaaaccccctccagcaagattcagcacaggaggatggagaagccagccctcatgagagggcggcagacagagaggtcgaggacaataattatatgcctccctccgaagacgaggcaagcctcgacgacgacgaattcgtcgtgccagaggatcctgtcgaacaagagcgttttcaacacaggcttatggccacggcaagcagcctcaagaaaaaacagcaacagcttagagctgatcaagatttgctagccgacagatggaccgaagtccttgcggccgaagagtatgaactcgaacgcccctccaagagctacccaaagcgcagatcgctaccccgatcagaggaggaaacacctaaacctacatcaccagtgtatgatacggcagaccggccacctcgtggccgcgacagaaaggcctctcggccctccactcaagccgcaccccggcgccgctcaaaatatACCGAGGCACTGGAAAAtgtgccagacctgcgagatatatgttgggtttcgtagtaatttcaaaaaatttcctacgcacacgcaagatcatgtgatgcatagcaacgagggggagagtgttgtctacgtacccaacgcagaccgactgcggaagcgctgacacgacgtagaggaagtagtcgtacgtcttcacgatccaaccgatcaagcaccgaaactacggcacctccgagttcgagcacacgttcagctcgatgacgatccccggactccgatccagcaaagtgtcggggaagagttccgtcagcacgacggcgtggtgacgatcttgttgaactacagcagcagggcttcgcctaaactccgctacagtattatcgaggaatatggtggcagggggcaccgcacacggctaaggaatagatcatgtggatcaacttg belongs to Triticum urartu cultivar G1812 chromosome 7, Tu2.1, whole genome shotgun sequence and includes:
- the LOC125518107 gene encoding LOW QUALITY PROTEIN: probable E3 ubiquitin-protein ligase RHA1A (The sequence of the model RefSeq protein was modified relative to this genomic sequence to represent the inferred CDS: substituted 2 bases at 2 genomic stop codons) translates to MGIPAAVPRLLPNLVFVFAHLRCLSSWLLGACIGYPNNSDYADHHHHHQGQXXYHDDHGLKELEEHFPAVRFDELSVSNAATSARAPILPEGCVVCLSDFHGGPRVRRPRGCQHVFHFGCLDRWVAHGHCTCPLCRAPFLPPFLLAVPLPTFLILADTQAAPQEYRSFFLAKKEAMSPAPLPGSSSAAVLRRFPSADDLGRQG